The Lolium rigidum isolate FL_2022 chromosome 2, APGP_CSIRO_Lrig_0.1, whole genome shotgun sequence genomic interval CCTAAGGATAGACGTTTTAACTCAATGACTGGTATTTTCAACATAAGCGACTGGTATAAATTCGTCTAAAATAAAATCATAACAGCAATACAACTGCACCAAAATTCAGAGGAAGGAATTGCATGGAATTTAGAGGTCAAATTTCCAAACCCATGGAACAAAACACATCAGATCTATACAGGGCTGTAGCAACAATAGTTTAGACTTCGGGCAGTACAATATGAGTAAAATATTTTAAATTCTAGCTTCAGGGGATGCCTTGTGACAAAATCCAGACCTAGTTGGCTGCAGCACTCTTCCTGGGGGCAGCCTCAGTACCTGAATTGAGATGAAAAACAAATAACTTGATCAAAATTGGTCTTAGGTCTGACAGATGTTAGCGCCAGTAACTTCTGATAAGTATGTGATGTACCTTCTCTGAAGTTGCTCTTGAACCTGCGAGGCACATGGCGCATGTACCTCATCCTTCCAGTTCCAGTTGTCTTGCGCCTGATGGCCTTCACACTCCAGTTGTCTGTAAAATGAACCACTATGTTAACACTGAGACCCTATAAAATAAAACTAGAAGATGGGAAAATCACAAATCAATCATCAAACAAGGGCAAACAGACAAGTTATCCCAGGCAACACAGAAAACAAGCTATATATAATGCATAATAAGTGTTGTGGATCCATAATAAGTGGATCAGAGCAAAACAAATAGGTTTTACCATATATAATGAACCAAACAAAAAGCAAACAATACAAATCTAAGTTTCCCCATTCTAGGAGTACTTAAGTTTCATTAATCTACGGTAGTATGTAACAGTCATGACCATGATCAAAAGTTGCCATAGAAAGCTCAGACCACACAATATATATAAAGATAAAAGCATGGAGAAATCATCAGACATAAACTACGAATCACGGAAGTGTAACTTCTGTCATATTGTTGCAGTTTATCCATCATCACATGAAACAAATGGAATCAGGAAATGCAAAAAGGATGTATCAAGACAATGGAAAAAGAATGTGGCTACATGGAGAGTTTATGGGAAAAGGTGCAACAGAACTGTATTTTAGCAGGCAGATAGGAGTAGTCTCTAGAGCTACATGGAAAATTAATTGGTGAAACAGATCTGTACTTGAACAGATAAGGTAAAGAAATCACAAAGCATAAAGCATGGAGAAATCATCAGACTTAAAACTACGAATCACGGGAGTTCAACTCCTGTCATATTGTTGCAGTTTATCAATCATCACTTGAACCACAAACAGAATCAAGCAATCCAAAAGACGTCTTGGGACAACAAATGATATCAGAACTTGAATACTTCCAAGTCATCAGAGTAAATTACAAAGCACTTTTCAATCTAAAAATCCCAATTCTTCCTCTCCTCCCAATTGACCCTTCAACAAAcgaaaatataaaaagaaaaccaaaaataAATACTAAACCAGGCGAAATAATTTACACTGGAAAAGTGGAACCTAAGTTGAGGTGTCATCAGAGACTTGAATACTAAGAATCAGAGGAGCACAGCTCCATCATATTGTTGCAGTTTATTCCTGCTCACTTGACCCTCAGGTATACAAGTATGAATGAAAAACATAAGATTTATTCCAACTTCATAGGGGGGATGTGGATATACTAAttcaaaataagaaaaataaggaTAATACCATTTTACGCTCACAAACTTTTCTGACGAAGTGAAAAGGAGGCAGTTCTCCAACTAGCACTGAATAATCAAACTGTTTATTTATGaacagaaacaaaacaaaaaaaaagtagcatCTAGGACTGACATCAAAATAAATTGCTCAGAACATGAAATATCTTCTCATCAATGCCGTGGCATCTCCGAAGTCTGACATGCGTTGTAGAATTCACGATTCGTCATAACAATTTCGCAACTTTAGAAAATAACATCAAGAAATCTAGTGGTGTCACTAGGCCAATCATCAAGCTAAAAATGGGGCAGCACGGCGAAGtaggataaaaaaattaaaatcataGATCATGCATGGGTAATCAGAAACCAGGATCAATGCTTCCTCAACTAGGACTGACATCAAAATAAATTGCTCAGAACATGAAATATCTTCTCATCAATGCCGTGGCATCTCCGAAGTCTGACATGCGTTGTAGAATCCATGATTCATCATAACAGTTTGCAACTTTAGAAAATAACATCAAGAAATCTAGTGATGTATCACTAGGCCAGTCAAGCTACAAATGGGGCGGCATGGCGCAGTAGGATAAAAAATTTAAATCATAGATCAGGCATGGGTAATTAGAAACCAGGATCAATGCTTCTTCAACTAGGACTGACATCAAAATAAATTGCTCAGAACATGAAATATCTTCTCATCAATGCCGTGGCATCTCCGAAGTCTGACATGCATTGTAGAATTCATGATTCATCACGGCAGTTTCGCAGTTTTAGAAAACAACATCAAGAAATCTGGTGAAGTATCACTAGGCCAATCATCAAGCTACAAATGGGGCGGCATGGCGCAGTAGGATAAAAAAAATCATAGGGTTGATAAATATGTTTCATCATGCCTCGTTGAGGCGCTGCCCAGGTGCACAGTGCGCACAGTTAATGGCACGCAATTCGCAAATGGGACTGCATGTTGCAGTGGGATAAATTTTAAAATGATAGATCAGGCACGGGTAATCTCAGAAACCAGGATCGCTGCTTCTTCCTCATTCGCGCAGGGGGACGAAACTACATGCACAGCAAACTACACTAACTGGACATGTATAACACAAGGAACTGAGTGAGAACGGATCAGCCGCTGGCATCACTTCGACGAAGATACCGCACAAAATCCTACACGGGTCGCACGGGAAGAGCAGGGCAAAAGCTAGAGATCTAGAGCGGGGAAGGGCTACGGAGGGGGAGGAGCTTACACTTGCGGATGCGGGCGGCGGGGTAGCCGCAGGAGGAGCAGGTGCTCTTCTGGAGGTGGAAGCTGCGGCGGCCGCAGCGGATGCAGAGCGTGTGCGTCTTGTTCCGGCGCTTGCCGAAGCTGCCCGTGCCCTTCGTCTGCAAAGCAAAACCACGGCGGCGAGACGAGCGGGTCAGCGATATGCGACGACGTGGTCGCCGCCGGCGGAGCCGCCTAGGGTTTGCGGGCGGAGACGTACCATCGCTTAGGGTTGGAGAGGCGACGAATGGGCGGAGTGGCGGCGCTGCAGGGGGTTGCGGAAAAACCCTACTACCATTTTTTATAGGAAGCGATGGCGCGAGGTGGTGCCGTGGTGGGCTAATGGGCCGAGCAGAAGCTCCCTAGGAGCTCCTTTATGACTGTTGTGAGTTCCAGAAATTACTTGCATACTTTAAAAACATTAAGTCGATAAATCCATTCACCTTTAAAAAAAAAATACGAAGTTGTTACAAGAAGACGGAAAACAAAGGAAACAACCCAAGTCACcccaagagaaaagaaaaaaaaaattacacgGCCGAAAAAAAACCGCCAGGGTCAAAAAGGGTCGTCAATCCTGCCATGTTTCAAAGGGTTACCTCATCTCGGATAAGCATGACTAGGGTTTGAACTAAAAGTCCCTCCTGTTGGAAAATACGTCTGTTTGCTCCCGCCAAATCTCCCAAGCAACCAGCAATAGGAGGGATTTTCACCTTGTTTCCCCTTTTCAATATGGTGGTTAAGCAACAAAGTTGGAGCCAATCTGACATTGTCGAGATGTTCGTCCAAGACGATGACATGAGGGAGTGAAGATTTGGCCATGCCGCAAGCCCGGACCAACCCTCCCTTGACCACAAATATTTAGTGAAGAGATGCAAAGGTGTCTCCAAGTTTCAGAAGCAAAGCAGACAAACAGTAGTTATTTGCACATTCACGGTGCTGCAACGTGTCGGTTGTGAGAATTCGATCAAGGGATCCAGTCAACATGAAAAATTACATATTCCCATGCACCCAACATGGCAATATGGAGGTGGAAAATCTGAGGAGATGGAGCCATCGAATTGCATTATGTAGGTAGATTTTGTCGTGTATTTCCCTGGGCCccgttgaaagggatttctcttgTAAtctagttttgtgtgtttgttaacgaTCTAAAGATAACTAACCGTGCACTTGTGTTTTCTAGATCATAGATTTGAAAAGAGTGTCTCGGTTATCGACCCCTCAAAAGTGAAAAGAAGATTGGCGCCAATAGTGTTGTGGTGAAGTGTTTACTGTGCTTAAGACTTAGTAAAGGGGGGCGCCCGTAAAGGGGTTGGCGTCGAAGAATGAATGAGAGAAACCACATGTGTATAGCTGCTAGAGCTTCCAGGCCGAAAAGTCCGCACCCAGGCCGGAGACTCCGATCTCCTGACCGGTGACTCCAGCAAAGACTCCGAAGAAGTCCTCGGTCACTGTTGCCTCACCGTATGGTGGGGGGTCCGGAGACTATGGTATAAACCGGAGACTCCGGAGCGGAGATTCCGGTGTGGAAAAACGCAAGACTGGAGACTCTGGTGTCAAAGACCAGAGACTCCGATCTAAGTGATTTTGCACACGAGAGACTCCGGTGTCTAACACCGGAGACTCCGTGACATGGGTATGCCTAGCAGGCATGCCTAATAAAGTACCTTGGTTAATATAAAGAGGACATGAAGCCCACGGactcgaagctttggaggccTAGAAGCTCAGAGATCTTCggataaggaaagtagagttgtagtaGGAATCTTGTATCAACATAGGAAAGGCCCAATGCGTCTCggatagtttgtaacttgtacgacacgaaaagcctcggctccacctcctatataaaggggagccgagggagaggATCGAAATCTTTGCCAACAAAACTACCGTAATCTTGAGTCGAGCACCTttgtcggctgaaccttcgagatctacttgccctctacttcttacgaaaccctaagtctataatatgtaggcattgacgagttaatcccttaTAAATTGTGGGGATTGGAGGTCgcaaggtcctgatctcgatggcatcatcaacatcatcgtcAACAACAAGCAACATGATGGATGGAGGTAAACGAGTCCAACCTGATATCGcctattttgttcctcaccctccttcccgtttgcatgcatatgccgatctggaggagtcgacggagatgacattcgggagcttccgcttcctcgtcgggaaagaaggatcgcatcatcTCACGGCACCGACTTTTTGGGACCGTTAGCGGTCGAGcccgatttctcgggatcgttAACATCATCTGTCAAGTCAGACGACGAGGAAGTTTTGCCGCCACACTTCACCAAGCCCGCCGACGGCGGGGCACTCGCCGATCTGTTCGATGACATGACTTTCGGGTCATTCACAGAAACCGATCTGGACAGCGACTCGAAAAGCTTCGATAACTTCAGCTTCACCAACAACTCTACTGCtagtagggaggtcttcgccgatctatacgatggtgtcaccgaccctgagGCTGACGAAAACACATCCGCAACATATCATCAGGTATGCGTAATTGTGGGAGAAAGTCGTCAAGAGGATGAagagtcagaggctttcgacgatttgggtaacctCTACGTCGATCCCGCGGATCTCACACGTGAAAAGGGAAATAAATACATCGGAACCACGCCGCGAGAAAAAGTACAACTGCCGCAGGAAGCGTGGGACAGAGCTACGAGAGCCATggatggcacagagccgatgaccacTACAGCTACGCCGCAagcgttgcaagcatatcaatataaaatCGCTCATTCCAGACGAGAGTTAAAAAAATTACGGTGGACACTCGAAGAAATAAGAGTTGTAGCTGATGCATCAAGCGAGCGCAGGGCCAACCCAAGTCGACAATCGAGGACCccaggagatagtcacagggagGCCCGCGCAAAAGCAAGATCTCGACTGGCAAGTATGCCCGAGCAAGAATGGGAGAAcctgattcaaaacctcgacatgtccttcatgtcaataGACACGAGATGACACGTCATTCTGAAAACACgagaagcaggatatatggcgacacatgcattTTTTATGGCATCCAGACTACCTCAGGGAGATCCTAGGTCATCACTATATtagatggctatggcaggagtcggcGTTATGGGTGCAGCGATAGCAGGAAGAGAAATTGCACCacaacccgaaagtgctccaTGCAGAAATAGTTCaaagcaaaatagtccacgacgaaCTGTGGCAGCAGCGCGAGATACTCCAAGAGAGGGTGATGCAAGGAACACGGTTGCTCAAGCTCGAGTTGACAGAGCACGTGAGGAAAGGAGTCGTGAAAACAGAACACGTGAACATCGACACACACCAGAAGATAGCAATGAGGACTTGtgcggactcccttgctttacctgACGGGTTTGCAAAACTCGGGTACCCACTAGCTTTAAGTTGCCCGCTAACTATAAAAAGTTTGACGggttgcaagatccagaggattcgtTGGTCGATTATCTGGAGATAATGAAGTTGAtgggcggaaccagagcaacagtcaTGTAGAGCATcctcagtggagccgcaagatcttggatgaagAAGCTGCCGGAGGGATCCATATatagctgggaaactttcgaggacttaTTCGTGAGGAATTTCCGATCCATTTGCAAAAAAACTAGCATTGATAGAGCAAATAAGGACTTGCAAGCAGAAGTCGGATGAATCGATAAGGATGTACATTCAGCAgtggagcatcataaaaaaaACTCGGCTGAGCACGTGTCTAATGAAAGAGCAATCGACGCGTTTGTTGCAGGAATCCGAAGGAGAGACCTAGTCGAAGAGTTAGGAAGGTCCAACCCCAGGACAATGGCAcatctcatggaaatagcgaatcactgggcagatggagatggtgtcatccataataaacggCAAAGGTCACCCGAGGGAGACCACAACAGAAACAGCAGTCAGAACAGGCGACGTTTTCGCAACTTCACGGATCATGACGGTCCCAGCAAAATAGCGGCTAActtccgaggaaacagtggaggaaatcattgtgatgattatcaaaggatcaATGACCAACACAATGATCACGGAGATGCACCGAGTTCCAGCAGGCAAAATAATCGACAGAGGTTTCCAAGGCCATACAATGTGTCACCCGAAGATTTGCTaaacgggccgtgccagatgcacttttacgTCGACAATGATGGAAGGAGACAGTCATGTCACgtccagaaggattgtcgaacttTCCAAGCTCTGCAAAGAGCGACAGAAAGATCACACACGGATGCAGTAAGTAGAAGGTATGTGCAAGGACCTCGGAGTGAAGTACATGTACCTCTTCCACcccaccacccgcaattactagTGCAAACCAGCATCAATCGCAAATTGCGGGTGCTCCGGATGCCAATAAAGACTTCACACCTACAAGAGGAGCAGTAGCAATGATACAGAAGGGCAGACCTTTGAACATgtcataaaagataatttctcgatAGGTGTACATGGCAGTAACATCACCTCCACCAACtactgagtacctcaattggtcgggacagccaATAGGATTCACGCAAGAGGATcacccacctcaagttccacggTCAGAACACTCAACTATGATACTACCAACGGTCATCGAGGGATATGATGTCTCCCGAATATTCATAGATGGGGGAAGCAGTCTAAATCTCATATACGCAGACACATtgtggaagatgaacatctctctGTCAAACTTGACACCAACGGACACGGGTTTTCATGGCATCGCACCCGAGAAACCAAACTATCCTTTGGGCAAGATTGCACTCGATGTGAAGTTCGGGACACGAgaaaatttcaggaaggagaagctaGAGTTTGAAGTCATTGACtggccgtcgcaatatcacgccctcTTGGGACGAcctgcatatgctagatttatggctgtGTCGCACTACACATACCTGCTATGGAGGATCCCTGGACCTAAGGGCCCAACAACAGTTAGAGGAAGTTTCGCTTTGGCAGATAAGTGTGACAAAGACTTTCACAAGCTATCCGAAACATTTGGAATGCAGGCTGAGTACGAGGCATTCAAGCTTACCACCAACTACGATGTGTTACCTGACGGAGGTAGATCCTTGCAGGAGCAAGCTTTTGACACCTCCAACAATtttaaggaagtgcagatccacccgaaggATCCTAAAAAGACGAGGTTCATCGCATAGGAAAGAGCGCTTGTTGAGTTCCtctgtgagcgctgggaaatcttcgcatggtgcacAGCTGACATGCcatgagtacccagggaacttgccgagcaccctcttaatttAGATCCAAGAGCCaggccaattcgacaacctttgcggcgattctccgaaccaaaccgcaaagctatgctatttgAGATCCATCGACTCAAAGAATCGGGTTTCATCAAAGAGCTACACACTGAGGACacgtgggtcgctaacccagtgctggtactgaagaaaaacactgaagtccttcgcatgtgcgtcgatttcacgtgtctcaataaacattgtccaaaggatcactttcccctcccgaggatcgatcaaattatcaattccacggcaggatgcgaacatctttccttcctcgacgcgtactatggttacaatcagatccgcctaaaagaagaagatgaactaAAAACATCTTTCATACCCCTTATGGTgtattctgctacagaacaatgcctttcgggttgaaaaatgcgagagccacatatcagaggatgatgcagatgtGCCTCGCCAcgtagatcgggaaaaacgtccaAGTATATATCGATGATGTGGTCATCACAACAAAGCAAGGGTCATCCCTCATTGATGATCTTAGGGAAACTTTCGATAACCTAGACAAATTTTGTattaagttgaacccgacaaaatgctcctttagtgttcctgcgggagagctcctcggatacttggtgtcagctagaggaatcgaagccaatccagagaaaatacaagctatcctgacgatgagaaaaccaaccaagatcaaagagatacagcagttaactggatgagtcgcagctttgagcagatttgtcgcaaggttgggagaaaaaaCGCTGCCCTTCTACGCactcatcaagcaaggagaaaaattcgagtggaacgaggaagcagacaaaACCTTTGAGCATATgaagcaatttcgacaccaccggtATTGGTGGCACCACGAGAAAAAGAACCTCTGatgttatacattgcggccacacctcaagtggttagcacggttctCGTTGTAGAACGAGAAGATGAAGGACAAATTCATGGGTCAACAACCAATATATTTCCTCAGCTAAGTCATATCGCCATCCAAGCAGTGCTACCCGCACTATCAGAAGTTTGCATATGGAGCCTTTATGTCTACATGGAAGCTAAGACACTATTTTTcgccacacccgataatagtggtcaacaagGCGCCTCTCTCGAACatcttgaacaatccagaagctacaggacgtgtctccctttggggaatcgagctttcccctcgggacatcacatacgaaaaaagaaaggcaatcaagtcgcaaatctTGCCGAACTTTGCTGCAGAGTAGATGGAActccaaaatacgggaccccagaCTTATCGAGTACCTagcatatgaacttcgacgggtccaagagattgtaCATGGAAGCACAGTGAGAGGATGGCGCTGACCGCACCGGTCCCGATGAAGATGAATGGgaggaggacgagctcgtcctactCGGCTGCCAGCGAGATGGAGTCCTaggcgatggcggtggcgactCTGGCATTGATAGCCTTGGGCCACCGTTGCAAATGTGTCGATGACGGCAGGGAGGGTGTGCCTAGGAACTCCCTAGAAGCGGAcacgctgttggagatatgcccaagaggcaataataaattagttattgttatatcttagtgttcatgataaatgtttacatcccatgctataattgtattaaccgaaacattgatacatgtgtgttatgtaaacaacaaggagtccctagtaagcctcttgtataactagcttgttgattaatagatgatcatggtttcgtgatcgtgaacattggatgttgttaataacaaggttatgtcattgggtgaatgatataatggacatacacccaaataagcgtagcatgagatcaagtcattaagttcaacttgctataagctttcgatacatagttacctagtccttcgaccatgagatcatgtaaatcacttacaccggaagggtactttgattacatcaaacgccattgcgtaaatgggtggttataaagatgggattaagtattcggaaagtgtgagttgaggcatatggatcaacagtgggatttgtccatcccgatgacggatagacatactttgggccctctcggtggaatgtcgtctgattagcttgcaagcatgtgactgggtcacaagagatgacataccacggtatgagtaaagagtacttgtcggtaacgaggttgaacaaggtatggagataccaatgatcaaaccttggacaaataaagtatcgcgtgacaaagggaatcggtatcctatgtaaatggttcaatcgatcactaagttatcgctgaatgtgtgggagccattatggatctccatatcccgctattggttattggtcggagaggagtctcgaccatgtctgcatagttcacgaaccgtagggtgacgcgcttaaggttcgatgtcgcataagtagattcggaatatgagatggagaccgaagtttgtttggagtctcggatgggatccaggacatcacgaggaggtccggaatggtccggagaataagattcatataagggaagttaatttctaggtttcggaaaagttctggatttttccggtggaagaccgggaagattctagaaggttccgggggtcccaccagtgggcccacgaccctaggaagcctaccatgggccgaggggatgcaccctagcctaatgggccaggggtacatgcccctcaaggcccaagtcggccacCCTTAGGGTTGTCCCCAAAAACCTAGGGGggtcaacttggggggggggggggagaattccccctccccctttggccgccggccctagatgggtttggggcatcggggggccacccaaaccgacctccccccctatataaagaggaaggGGCAGGGGGGCGCTCACCCCATCAGAcctagctctggccgcccccctctctcctccataatgCTGTACcgacttggcgaagccctgcagtttttctcctccaccaccaccaccacgccgtcgtgctactgggattccgaggggatctaccacacctcctctgcccgctggaacggggagaggacgggcttcatcgacaccgtacgcacgaccgagtacggaagtgctgccggattgcagcactggatgatcgactacatcaacaacgagatctaatctcgtaggctttggaatcttcaagggttagtctcacatacatctcgttgcttcgatcttggtagattagatcttggcttttccatagattagatcttggatttattcgtctttgcggtacaatttttttgttttctatgcaacgaacccatcagtggtatcagagccgtgtctatgcatagatctgttgcacgagtagaacacaatggttttgtgggcgttgatgtttttgttatttttagttagtgtactttgcatcttgcaggatggtgggatgaagcggcccgggctaactttacatcaccgcgtctcatgagacttgctccacgcttgacatgcaacttgtattgcataagtggctttgcgggtgtatgtctctcccaccatagtgaagattcaatct includes:
- the LOC124686241 gene encoding 60S ribosomal protein L37-2-like, whose protein sequence is MTKGTGSFGKRRNKTHTLCIRCGRRSFHLQKSTCSSCGYPAARIRKYNWSVKAIRRKTTGTGRMRYMRHVPRRFKSNFREGTEAAPRKSAAAN